A region of the Oncorhynchus clarkii lewisi isolate Uvic-CL-2024 chromosome 29, UVic_Ocla_1.0, whole genome shotgun sequence genome:
CATTTAgggagaagtatatctataattctgtgcataacacttgtatcttttatcaaagcttatgatgagtatttctgtaaactgATGTGGCACAGGAAAATTTTTACATTTCTAACATTTATGGTTGAGATTTAATTAATATAACTATAAACTATGCACATTATGATTTTCATTAACACGCGATgcaggtgtaacagtataacttaagaccgtcccctcacccatacccgggcgcaaaccagggaccctctgcaacaacagtcacccacgaagcatcgttacccatcgctccacaaaagccgcagcccttgcagagcaaggagaacaactacttcaaggtctcagagcaagtgacgtccccgattgaaacgctatttagcgcgcaccaccgctaactagctagccgtttcactcACCcgccttttgacctcctccttttccgcagcaaccagtgatccgggtcaacagcattaatgtaacagtataactttagaccgtccccttgcccatacccgggcgagaaccagggaccctctgcacacatcaacaacagtcccccacgaagcatcgttacccatcgctccacaaaagccacggcccttggagagcaaggggaaccactacttcaaagtctcagagcaagtgacgtcaccgattgaaatgctatttagcgcgcaccaccgctaactagctagccatttcacatccgttacacaggcATCAGTAGCGCTTTGAACACACGACTGTGTTTTCGCGTTTTGGTACACAAGAAGAACACTAATTTGGGatgctgcgtttgccttgcagcattgcgttgtaGAGGcagttgcagaggcagttgcagtgcttAATCGAACGTATGCATCAAATTGTATGCGTAGACTTCACAGAAAGTAGCAAAATGTGAATGTTGAATTTTTGTTGCACACATGTCCAGTAACAAAAAAAATTGGGATTACATAATAAAACAGTTTGATTGCATAATTTCTTTacatatttaattaatttatttgtcAAGTAGCATACATAACAATTTATTGTGAGAGCCTATAATATAATTTCCCTCCAAAATGCATAGTTTTGGAGGGAAATGCAATAATAAGTAGTCAAGAAAGCAGAAACTCGGCTCTTTCAACAATGAGACCAACGCTAAGGAAGGTGGTTTTGATCGCGCTGTTGGGCTGAGACCAGCCgtgtaacacggaacccaaactggttgtgtgcgtgcgccatcgtgcatacatttattttgtccccccacaccaaacgtgattacgacacgcaggttaaaatataaaaaaaactgaaccaattacattattttggggacaggttgaaaagcattaaacatttatgtcaatttagctagctagcttgcacttgctagctaatttatcCAATtgagctagcttgctgttgctaactaatttgtcctgggatataaacattgagttgttattttacctgaaatggaCAAGGTCCTCTACTAAGACAATTAATCCaaacataaaacggtcaaccgaatcatttctagtcatctctcctccttctaggCGTTTTCTTCTCTGGACTTTATATTGTAAATGGCAACATTCATAAATTAGGTGTGGGagcaataatttaataatatagatttctaaatgtattttgtaacgCACGTGATGctagcggtgtagtcagcctgtaaggCGTTGGTATCATGTCAGGTGGTACCGTTGCTTAGGCTTATATATGTCCCTTATCACCCCCCATAGCTCCTGTTCTTGCTGACATTGTGGATAACAACACTGACGTAAAACCAATCTGTACGACGGCAGCACCAGCAGCTAACAGTAGTACATTCACGTTACAACAGCTAGCTTGCGTACAATCACTAGTTAGACGTTAACTTACTGTTTGGCTATCTTTAACGGAAGTTTTCCCGTAAATTAACTgttctgacatcgcctggtgttGGTAAATATAATTCCGGCAAAGCATGTATTTGTTGTCATCCTTGATGTATGATGCTAGTCTGGAGAGGAAATCAGGGCCGTCAAGTTTGCAACAGAGCTGTTATTTCGGTGGCTCTGTGGCCAAACCAAAGTGCAGAAAAATGTTGTCTCGTCTTTGATTTCATTCTGAAACAATATGCCTATGTTGGCTGATATGCGGTAGCTAGATGATGAATTAATTGATCATCAATTTCTAGAATGCGCAAGGAATGTCAGGCAGTTAGCTACAGGGTTGACGTTCTATGACTTCATTCACTTTCTGACTTCACCCGTTTTGATTTGAACGAAATCTTTTTCATGCATGTTTGCCCGGCCATGGTAATAGTGGTCAGAAAGTTCATATTTGGACcggaatgccaaaacattcattAGTTCGAgatgctcaaagttgacccaatTTGGTAACAACAGATTGTACACTAGCCCAATAATGGACTAAAGGAGACTGACTTTACTCCTTATAGTCCTTTCATAAAGCGAATTGGCTGGCAGTCAAATACTCCGTCTACAGTGAATCGATTCTCAAGTGCAAATTACCgtacggttctagaaacataaaggaCACTATTTTCATCttacatcaaaataatttcacaaatgcaaaatatacACTTATTGTATACTGTTTTAACACAGTTGCAGCCAATAGTATTTTTCAGCGACATCACTGTTGTGGCATCCGTCTTctgtttacacacaggtgttcggagacACTAGATGAGTTTTTGGGGGCGATGTGTTGAATCCACCATGCCTCCAGCTTGGCACTCCCTCACCGTCTTAAAacaatattttggaagctatagcaatgcatttattaatgtctacatctgtttttttccaaatgtattatattacagacaccttaatacatacttttaaattattttatgTGAGCTAAAAACGTAAACATATCTAAAAACATTCTTTCaagtgtatttttttatttattactgATGttacttaaatacatgtcattttgtccTTAACATTTATTGAAATACTGTTCCATTAATTCCAATAATTTCTATGGAGGACGGCTCCTACTGGGAAGTGGCATAATGGCAAACCGGTgccttcaaagcctctcaatggccaatacatagcatctaCAATCCCAGGGTTTATATACAGCATTGGATAAACAAAGACTTTTTGGTGTCCATTACAGGAAAGCCCCATACGAACCGCCGACATAGATTTTTCATCTAACATGTTCTTGGCTATACTCGATTCGGTGAAAAAAAGTATATTAGAAATGTCAGTTCCCAGTTGCAGGTGGTTcgacaaaaaaaaacattcagaaAGATATTAAATCCATGTTAAACGACTAGTTCCTGCAAAGAGAATGGGAAATGCTAGATGTGCGGCAGCTAAGATGGCAAGAACCTCCTCGCTCGGAACAAAACATGGATTTCATATCTTTCTGAGTTTTGAGTTTTAGTTTAATATCAAACTGTTGagtttgatttcatttgaaagtGTACAAACGATTCTATGTTttcttgaaatatatatatttttttgttatttaacctttgacatcaattataattttttttactcACAAATGTTGTATTTTAGCCCTATTTTACATCAGCTCAGGTGTTTGTGATGTGCCCGTCATCAGACACAGCATACTCTTGAATACAAGGTGGGTGTTATTTCAATCATTGAAATGTTATTCATAGATCGGAcctatcccttcagaccactgcaatttagctgGTCCACCATTACCATTTAAATTGAATTAAAACGTCCAATTACTACCAGAAAGATAGCCGTCCATCCACCCACCATTGAATGTAAACTTGAATGGTAATGTCTATTAAATGATCAATATTTCAATAGGTTACTTATGGAAGATGATCACTTTCATTTACAACAATGGATATTCCATTGCAAGTGAACATACTCTTGATGTATGGACCTCCTATCTCTGTGGTACTATTTCAAAGATGAAATTTAGTACATTTATCAGCTATATCCTCCCAGTATGCAAGAGTATGCTGTGTCTCAGCCGATGGCGGGCCCATCACAAACACCTCAGAAGCTGTAAATAGGGTCTAAGCTAAAACAAAtatgaaaatgaaaaaaaatcagAGTTCACACGTTTTTAGATAATTAACgttaaaagtttttttttcaaattaCAATGTCAATCAGAAAATAGTtggacaaccctgtttgtaagctttcaAATGATATATTTGCTAGTGATTAAAACGTTGAGCACCTCAATCTCTTGAATGTTTtagcattcaggtccaaaaagtaactttctgaccacttctaccatgGGCAAATTAAAAGGAGTGCAGTCAGAAAGTGATGGAAATCATATGGAACAACCCAACAGTGAATTGTTGCATTGTTCCATATGATTTCAAGTTCACAGCTTTGTTTGAGTGAGTAGAGTAGCCGGCTGGCTAAATCAAAGAGCTTCATTGTTAGCTGAATTCCCTCCAATCACGAATCCTCCATACATTTTGTAATAGCTGACTTGTAGAGTTCGTAGACACACACCTTGATTGAAGTGTACCTGCTTGTAGTCTTTGACTCTGTCAGCTTGCTTCCATTTCATGTTTTACCTGCCCATACAAAATGTCATAGATTAATACCTTTTTGTTTATTATTTGATCTTTACAAGAAGTTTAATAAACATGAGTGACCAGGGGGACATTTGTCCCCACCTGAATTCCATAGGGGAGGTAACCAAGGAGGAGCTTCTGCAGAAATCCAAGGTGAGCATGAATGGTTTCAAGAGAGACTTGCTGGGTCAGACTTCTGGATTATGTATGGGATTGGATGCAATTTGTGACAAGTCATGCATGTCTTTTAGTTTTGAGTCACATCTTCTAGATCAACATTTTTTGAAGGCATTCTGGTGGTCTGACAATCACATAGGAGATGGTGCTCAATGATTGTTTTTCAGCCTAGATTGTTGTCTAATACTGTTTGTTTTCTGTCCTGTTCTGAAGGGATCCTGCCAGTCATGTGGAGTGGGAGGTCCCAACCTCTGGGCCTGTCTGCAGGTAAACAGGGGTTTTCTGTAGGTCTGTTTTTCCTCAAAATATTTTGAAATAGATTCAAAGGCCATGACATCATTCTCAGGATGTGTTATTATGACACTTTTATAACACTCTTTCAGATGGATTATACATATTTTTGTTTTTACCTCATATATGTTTATTTCTCATGTATTACTTTATTTCTCTTGGTCAGAGCGAGTGTCAATATGTTGGCTGTGGAGAAACCTTTTCAGACCACAGCACCCTACATGCACAGGTGAGTTTTTCACAGAGCTTTTTTTCCTTGGGTAGTGAGAGATGCCATTTCTAGAAAGCATGCAACAACGTTTTTCAaagcttagtgtgtgtgtgtgtgtgtgtgtgtgtgtgtgtgtgtgctcatcccCCAAGGCAAATAAACACAACCTGACGGTGAACCTGACCACTTTCAGGATCTGGTGctatgtgtgtgagagggaggtgTTTCTGGAGCAGAGGCCTGCAGTTGTACCTGCAATGTCtgccacacacactccccaccacTGTAAAGCTAAGGAACACCAGGTACGCCATCGCACAAAGGTCAGCTGAATTATAGTCAACTATACTATGTTTACGTGccatttgggctctggtcaaaagaggtgcacaatatagggaaaaGGGCACTATTTGGGATGGGCCCTATATCAAATAAGGGTAACACGACCATATCTTTCATTAGTAAACATGAATAAACTATTCATGATTACTGTATTATGCACTATATATAAAGTATTTATTTAATATAACGTTTTACTAAACTATTCTGTTCCATTTTGATTAGCGCACAATTTACATTTGTGAGCTAAAATACAGCCTATGTTCTTTTAATATATTGTGTAATTGGCTTTCCACAGGCAGACACTGATGTCATTATTTGTTGTTTTTAACAATTACTTACTTTCCCAGGATGCAGTTCATCAACCAGTGAGTCACCACCACCCGTTGAAAGCAGTCCCTATCGCGGTAGCCGAAGAAGAGTGGTCAGAGTCAGAGGAGGATGTGCTCAAACCCAGAGGTAACCTCAGACCCCCCTTCTCTCAACGTCACGGGATCTATTCAATAACAGTAAAAACTATAGTCCAGCATATCCACAGTTAAACTGATACCCTTAGCGTTACATCATTGCATTTTTATCTTTATGGATGACACAATCATAGCTATCAAATATGATCTGCAGATTAAATTAACAGATTATGTTACAAATGTAACATCAATCAGGCAAAAGCCAGCTGTCAAGGTCTAGAACTCTGTAGAATTGGTTCTTTCATCCTTTGACAGGCTTTGCAGGTCTATTCCTTAGTGAATTATGCCAAGCTGATTTGGGCAGAGACCTCCCAAATGATCTGAGAGCCAGATGATCAGGGTTAGGAGAAATATAATTGTTTTTGAGCCTAAGAATAGGTTCCAGACCAGGTACCAGATCCATTTAAGTAACGGTAATAGACTGAAGCTCATCATTAACTGACAGGGTCTGTGTAGTCCTAATGTTATAAATATACCTGTATGATGTTATTAGAGCTTTTTTTAACCTACATCTCATCCTCTCAAAGGTTTGACAGGGATGAAGAATATTGGTAACTCCTGCTACATGAACGCAGCGCTTCAAGCCCTGTCCAACTGGTGAGGTCACTTCCTGTCTTATTTCCTCATTAGTCTGGGGATTTATGGCAGATAGATTGACATGTTTCTGAGACCTGTCACTAAAATGTTTGAGTGTGTGAGCGAGCATGTGTATGTGTACCTTCATCTCAGCAGAATGGATTGTATTCGTTTTCATAGATTCGAACATAGACTGATcagttctttctttcttctcctctaatctctctcctctccagtcctcctctcactCAGTTCTTCCTGGACTGCAGTGGACTGGTGCGGACTGACAAAAAGCCTGCACTGTGCAAAAGCTACCAGAAACTCATCTCTGAGCTCTGGCACAAGAAACGGTactatacacacattacactatATTTCTTATCTCTGTTACAGTACTTATCTCTCTGAGAGTACCTCTCAGTGTGCACATTTTTGCAATATAGATTCATAAGATGATATCCAAGAATGCAGCAAGATACTGTCTGACTTATGTAATAGAAGAAAAAACAgactttctctttcctctctctctattctctctgctcCAGGCCCAGTTACGTAGTCCCCACCAGTCTGTCCCAGGGCATCAAGCTGGTCAACCCCATGTTCCGTGGCTACGCCCAGCAGGTAGGGGCAAGCTCCCAGCAGGTAGGGAACAAAACAATgccccaacccctctctctgaccactGACCTAACCCACCTCTCCCTAtgtcctctctcatcccccccaAATCACCCCTGTTACCTCAAATTGTATTTCCCTTTGGGGACAATGAAATtggattggttgattgattgttgTGTAGCTGATTGGCATCTTGAAGTGTGGTGCCAAGACGATGAAATGGTGTTCCCCCCAAATGATACCCtagtctctatgtagtgcactacttttgaccagggccatagcagtgcagtatatagggaatagggtgccatttgggatccagACATTATTTAACTAACCCACAGTAACCAGATGAAATCCGTTCCTCAATGTTGGATTGATTGGGATGTTGGAATGGGATTGTGTGTATTTCACTTGTTTGGTTTTGTTTATGGAAAATCCATTTATCTCAATCTAAAATGGTGTTGAGTTAAGCCTGTGTGTGGTTATGCCTGTGTTTCTCAatggctgtctctgtctgtccctagGAGCTGCAGGGAACATTCATACAATACTGTcctcactatacacacacacacgtctcagtGTATAGGACTGCTCAGCACACTCTCCCTCTGTGTTTTCTACTGTAGGACACCCAGGAGTTCCTGCGCTGTCTGATGGACCAGCTCCACGAGGAGCTCAAAGAGCCACTGGCAGAGTGTggcgggggaggggagggggatgagaggagggatgggggcgACCGCTCCCCCTCTGAGGACGAGTTCCTCTCCTGCGACTCAGGCGCCAGCAGCGaccggggggagggagggggactgGGGGAGCCCGAGCTGCTCATTCAGGACGAGTGTGGGGTGGGGCCGAGAGTTGGAGGAGGGGGGACAGGCACGGGCGGAGGGGTTGGCACAGGGGGGCCCATttcagagaaagagaggctgAAGGAGAAAAGGGTGTTGGGCTCACCCCTCCACAGGGGCTCCCAGGAGATGGACGAGGACGCTGATGTGGATACGACAGTGGCCGAAGAGGGTGGTCTGGAGAGGGGagcggaagaggaggaggggacccCCCCTAGCCCTAGGCCACAGGGTCAGAGTCAGACACAGGGGCAGACGCAGAGCAACAGCACTCCAGGTACGGCCCTGGTAATGGTGGAAGTagaacataaaaaaatatatggaaGTGTGTGCGCGAGCAACTATGTGGacatgtgtgtatctctgtgtgtttgtttctgtatGTGGAGAGACCTGTTGTAGTGATGTGTGAGtaatcccctcttcctctcctacccACCTCTACCCAGAGCCAGACAATGAGGCATCGATGCAGAAGTGCCCCCAGTCTCGCCCCTGCAGCCCCGTCCGTACTGTCCAGGAACTGCACCCTAAACTCTCCCCCAGCCCCACTCGCTCCAGCCCCTTCCGCTCTGCAGGACCCGAATACTCTTTTAAGAAAGGTATGGGGGTTCTGGACAATTCACATATACGTACAGAAACACATTCTGTCACGCAGTCTACCGACAGATACACACTGTCACGTacgctcactctctcacacacacactcaacccccTCATACACAAACTATGTTTCCCATAATCTTCCACAGCCCAGCTGTTCCTGGGTGCCAAGAAGCAGAAGCAGTCTCACTACCGCAGCGTCATCTCAGACATCTTCGACGGCTCAATCCTCAGCCTGGTCCAGTGTCTGACTTGTGACAGGGTGagctgtgtgtgtcatgtgttgTAGCACAAGGGTGCACCATTTACATAACTCAGCTCCACTTCTTCGATTGAAACCTCACAAAACTGTCACATGCATATTGAACGTTGACGTGTTGTAATTTGTAGACATTTTACCACATGTTCTTATGCCTAAACTTGATCCTACTTTATCCATGAATATGATGGATTCTGCTTGTTTGGATTATCATTTCAGATTGTTAAAAccatctctcgctcgctctggctgtcccctctcttctccctcctcatctctcctctccccctataGGTGTCGACCACAGTGGAGACCTTCCAGGACCTGTCCCTGCCCATCCCAGGTAAGGAGGACCTGGCCAAGCTACACTCCTCCATCCACCAGAACCTCCCAGCCAAGACCGGGGTATCTCTGGACGTCTACGGCTCCCAGGGCTGGATCACCTACATCATGGACTCCATACGCAGGTGAGGGAGCTGGGGGGTAGGGGGATAGGGCTggagggttgggggtactggggaAGGGGATAGACTGGGAGTGTGTGGTGTAGAACAGATATGATGGGCTGTCATGTAGAACAAGGAATCGTGTCAGCTCTATTCAATGAATTTTTATCTGCCACATCTGGATTATATTAACTTATTTTCCCGTGAGTGAACTTCTTGTTTGGATCGGTTAAAGAACAAGAACAACATACAACATAAACAGTTTACACAGTAGACCCACTAGGCACAAATAGTAATAGTCTGTCACCAGACACTTCCTTACAGCTTGGGGACGAGGATACACAAATAAACAGGACAATAACTTCATACACAACCGTGAGAGCGATAGAGCAGGACTTCCCCAGCAGAGTTTGGGGACTCCGATCATGCAGTCTCGCCGCCCGCATTGATAGCAGTAGTTTATAACATCATAAAGTTCACACAGCAGCATTATGGAGAATCGAGCCTCTGCCTCCCCTGCCGACTTGTAGTTGACTCTCAAAGAAGTAGCTAGTCAGCGCTGTCTTTCTCTGTCCGGCTGGCTATTCACAGTTCCAACGTCATCTATGTATTCGTCTTGTAACAAGTATGAAAGTATATGTAACAGCCACATTGTGCTTactatgtattcaccccctccCATGTCTTCCCCCTCTGCAGGTTTGTGGTGTCCTGTATCCCCAGCTGGTTTTGGGGTCCTATGGTCACACTGGAGGATTGCCTCGCCGCCTTCTTCGCCGCCGATGAGCTCAAAGGTAAACTAGTCACGATAAAGCTGTTGTCTAATAAGATGCCTAGGCTTCAGCTGTATGATCCATTCATAATCAGAACATGAAATAAATGGTCAGTCATTTCTTCATTCATTGTTTTGCAGGGGACAACATGTACAGCTGTGAAAGGTGTAAAAAGTAAGTATTTGTGGAATTTGTTGATCATTTTAGCATTAGAAGATCAATATGTCTAGTTGGTAAAACAACACTACATACATTTGAATACTTTTTCCACTTACCTTCCAGATTGAGAAATGGTGTAAAATATTGCAAAGTACTTCGGCTACCTGAGGTAACGGCTTCTATTATATCATACTTTGACATCCTGCATAGAAGATAAAACTACCTTATCAAAATGATTGAAGATGCCTAAGTTGTGACATTTCCTTGATTTTTTATTATTATGAAACATTTTATTTCAGGAAATCTATAGGGTCGTTCCACTTGATTTCAATCACACTCTGACCCCGTTTGATTTGAACAACACTTTCCATACGTATTTGCCTatggtagaagtggtcagaaagtgacattttggacctgaatgcccaAACACTCAGGGGATAGAGGTGCTCAAAGTTTACCCATTTTGAATACCCCAACATACCAtaagacatccatgtcttcatcactggaacaTATTAATGATTGAATTTGATAttatttaaaagcttacaaacagggttgtcaaactatttgaTAATTTCTTGAAATGTTTTTTAACCCTCAAGCTACTGAGATATTTTACATGCATCAATTATCAACATTTTGATCCCAGAAGAAACTATTGAAAAAAATGCAACAATCAAAGCAAAATATCTGCTTATTTCTTATCAAAGCTGCATTAGACATGTAGTTTAATGTTGTCTAAAATAAGAAGTAACCGAAATAGACTGTAATTTTTGTAAACTTACACTTAATTTGCATTTCCTGTGGAACTGAAATATTAATTTTCCCTTTATATAATGTGCAGTACAAACCACATTAGTGCTAAAAAGCTAGTTTACCATAATTTGATTCTGGTATCATTTTAATTAGCGGAATTTTTAAGTAAATATTCATTTTGTCATATTTATGTGGTAAAAACGACTGCCATTTAATTTAAAGGGGCAGTACACCAAAATGTGAAATGTACTTAATTTTATTTACAAAAAGTGATTTATTCATCCATTGATTCTGAGAGACTTTGACCAAAAATGAGGcttagtttttatttatttatatacccCACAGTCAGCATTAGCATCGCTGTTAATGAAAAATTGGGAGTGGcaggcagtgttgccaactaattTTCAAGGGAAGTTGCTAGAGGAAATGTTGCTAAAAGTTGCTAAATGACGTTGTGATGTAATTGCGTGATGACGTCATTACGTAATAATGTAAAACTGCGTCATTACGTAGAATACACAATGACGTTGACAAATTGACTGGCCATCTCGTtgaaaaatatgatttgacatttgttaGTTAAGATTGCTTTGTTTattatcacatttttatttgtaaaagtaatataaacacaacacattttatatgatcagatttttttaaatacagcacATTGAATTATTGAACAATTACACATTATTGAACAATTGCAATGATTTATTTTCTTTTTAACTAGTAAACCTACACATTCTGAACAATTATAGTTTTAAGCAGTGTATTGGTAGttaacttcttacggctgaaatccggttaacgggatcgatatgacaacagccagtgaaagtgcagggcgccaaattcaaacaacagaaatctcataattaaaattcctcaaacatacaaatattatacaccattttaaagatacacttgttgtaaatccagccacagtgtccgatttcaaaaaggctttacgacgaaagcgtgccaaacgattatgttacgtcaccacctagtcacagaaaaacacagccattttttcagccaaagagaggagtcacaaaaagcagaaatagagataaatattcatcactaacctttgatgatcttcatcagaagacactcataggacttcatgttacacaatacatgtatgttttgttcgataaagttcatatttatataaaaaaaatctgagtttacataggcatgttacgttcagtagttctaaaacatgcggtgattgtgcagagagccacatcaaattac
Encoded here:
- the LOC139388128 gene encoding ubiquitin carboxyl-terminal hydrolase 20-like isoform X4 → MLAVEKPFQTTAPYMHRIWCYVCEREVFLEQRPAVVPAMSATHTPHHCKAKEHQVRHRTKDAVHQPVSHHHPLKAVPIAVAEEEWSESEEDVLKPRGLTGMKNIGNSCYMNAALQALSNCPPLTQFFLDCSGLVRTDKKPALCKSYQKLISELWHKKRPSYVVPTSLSQGIKLVNPMFRGYAQQVGASSQQDTQEFLRCLMDQLHEELKEPLAECGGGGEGDERRDGGDRSPSEDEFLSCDSGASSDRGEGGGLGEPELLIQDECGVGPRVGGGGTGTGGGVGTGGPISEKERLKEKRVLGSPLHRGSQEMDEDADVDTTVAEEGGLERGAEEEEGTPPSPRPQGQSQTQGQTQSNSTPEPDNEASMQKCPQSRPCSPVRTVQELHPKLSPSPTRSSPFRSAGPEYSFKKAQLFLGAKKQKQSHYRSVISDIFDGSILSLVQCLTCDRVSTTVETFQDLSLPIPGKEDLAKLHSSIHQNLPAKTGVSLDVYGSQGWITYIMDSIRRFVVSCIPSWFWGPMVTLEDCLAAFFAADELKGDNMYSCERCKKLRNGVKYCKVLRLPEILCIHLKRFRHEVMYSFKINSHVAFPLEGLELRPFLAKDSPSQITTYDLLSVICHHGTAGSGHYIAYCQNVINGQWYEFDDQYVTEVHETVVQNAEAYVLFYRKSSEESVRERQKVVDLASMKEPSLLQFYISREWLNKFNTFTEPGPISNHTFLCQHGGIPPNKYHYIDDLVVILPQNVWEYLYNSFGGGPAVNHLYVCAICQVELEALAKRRKVEIDTFIRLNKEFQAEEAPTVILCISMQWFREWESFVKGKDNEPPGPIDNSKIGVMKGGHVQLKQGADYGQISEETWQYLLGIYSGGPEIAVRQTVPATNTDSLHGERKIEAETRAL
- the LOC139388128 gene encoding ubiquitin carboxyl-terminal hydrolase 20-like isoform X5; protein product: MLAVEKPFQTTAPYMHRIWCYVCEREVFLEQRPAVVPAMSATHTPHHCKAKEHQDAVHQPVSHHHPLKAVPIAVAEEEWSESEEDVLKPRGLTGMKNIGNSCYMNAALQALSNCPPLTQFFLDCSGLVRTDKKPALCKSYQKLISELWHKKRPSYVVPTSLSQGIKLVNPMFRGYAQQVGASSQQDTQEFLRCLMDQLHEELKEPLAECGGGGEGDERRDGGDRSPSEDEFLSCDSGASSDRGEGGGLGEPELLIQDECGVGPRVGGGGTGTGGGVGTGGPISEKERLKEKRVLGSPLHRGSQEMDEDADVDTTVAEEGGLERGAEEEEGTPPSPRPQGQSQTQGQTQSNSTPEPDNEASMQKCPQSRPCSPVRTVQELHPKLSPSPTRSSPFRSAGPEYSFKKAQLFLGAKKQKQSHYRSVISDIFDGSILSLVQCLTCDRVSTTVETFQDLSLPIPGKEDLAKLHSSIHQNLPAKTGVSLDVYGSQGWITYIMDSIRRFVVSCIPSWFWGPMVTLEDCLAAFFAADELKGDNMYSCERCKKLRNGVKYCKVLRLPEILCIHLKRFRHEVMYSFKINSHVAFPLEGLELRPFLAKDSPSQITTYDLLSVICHHGTAGSGHYIAYCQNVINGQWYEFDDQYVTEVHETVVQNAEAYVLFYRKSSEESVRERQKVVDLASMKEPSLLQFYISREWLNKFNTFTEPGPISNHTFLCQHGGIPPNKYHYIDDLVVILPQNVWEYLYNSFGGGPAVNHLYVCAICQVELEALAKRRKVEIDTFIRLNKEFQAEEAPTVILCISMQWFREWESFVKGKDNEPPGPIDNSKIGVMKGGHVQLKQGADYGQISEETWQYLLGIYSGGPEIAVRQTVPATNTDSLHGERKIEAETRAL